ATCGCAAGCGGCACGGTCGAGCCTCAGCGCGGCGGCAGGAGCGAACGATCGAGACAGCCCGGCAGCGGCAGCCGCTCGTCGATCGCGCGGTTGGCGAGCCGATCGGCCTCGCGATTCTGTTCGCGCGGCACGTGGCGGAGCCGGAAGTGGGCGATGCGCCGCTTCATCGCCTGCACGCCGAGGAAGATCGGCTGGAGATGCGGGGCGCGCACCTTGTAGGCACCGGCGACCTGCTTGACGACCAGTTCGCTGTCGCTCGCCACCTCGAGGCGCGGGAGCCCGAGCTCGAGGGCACGGCCGAGCAGCGTGGCCAGCGCGGCGTACTCGGCGACGTTGTTGGTCGTCGAGCCGAGGTAGCCGCCGATCTCTTCCCGTCCGCCGGCATGCTCGAGAATCACCCCGAAACCCGCCGGGCCGGGATTGCCGCGCGCGCCGCCGTCGACCCAGGCGCGCGCCGCCGGCTCGCTCAAGCCCCCTCCTCCGGGGTGAGCAGCCGCTTGCAGCTCTCGCACTGGACGATGATGCCGGAGCCGCGGATCTCCATCGCCACCTGTGGGCGCACCTGATAGTGGCAGCTGCCGCAGTGCCAGAGGCTCACGCCGCTGCCGGCGCGCTCGACGCGACGCACCGGGGCGGTCGCGTCCCCCTTGAGGCGTTCGAAGATCCGCTCGAACTGGCGCAGCACCGGCTTGGGCAGCTGCTCGCGCAGCCCGTCGATGCGGCTCTTGAGCTCGGCGAGCTTGGCGGCGAGCTGGGGCTTCTCCTGCTCCCAGCGGGAGAGCCCTTCGGCGTAGCGACGGTCGAGGTCGGCGAACGCCTCGCGCCGCGAGGCGACCTCGCGCTCGGCCCCCTCGAGCTTTTCGACCGCCGCGAGCGCCTGCTCCTCGAGCTTGCGCAGCGCCACCTTGGCGTGGTCGATCTCCTGCAACAGGGCGCCGTACTCGCGCTGGTTGCGCACCAGGGTCATCTGCTGCTGGTAGTGCTTGAGCTTCTCCTGACTCTCGGCGATCGCCGTCTCGGCATCGCGACGCTCCTTGCCGGCGGTCTCCGCGACGGCCTGCAAGGCGTCGACCTCACCCTTGGCCTTGCTGTACTCGGCGTGGAGCTCGGTCATCCATTCGGGGAGCCCGGAGAGGATCGTCTCCGTGGCCCGGGCTTCCACAAGGTTGTTCTGCAGTGCGACGACGACTTCCAGAGGGCTGGTCATTTCGGGCATCCTGAAGCCCCGGCCCGGCACGGCGAGAGGCCGCACCGCAGCGAACGAGGCGATGGAGATCGAGCGGGAGCTCGGAAAGGAACTGCCGGAGCGGCGGCGGAAGCGGGGAGTGGCTGCGAGTCGGCTTCCATCAAGTCGGCCGGGTGACTCGGCGGTGTGGGCCCACCTGGATTTGAACCAGGGACCCTCCGGTTATGAGCCGGGTGCTCTAACCGCTGAGCTATGGACCCATGGCGGCGACACGGCCGTTGGCCGCCGCGAGCTTTCACTATAGCACCCGTCGCCAGCGTGGTCGGCGGGGAAGACAGTTCATCCGAGCGAAGGATAGAGCTGGCGATAGCCATCCGCGAGGACGAGGATCCTTTTCACGTAGTTCTTCGACTCCTCGACGGACAGGTCTTCGAGGAACGAGTCGAGCTCGGGCTGGGGGCCGGCGTGCCGCCACAACGAGAGGATGCGGTTCGGCCCGCCGTTGTAGCCGGCGAGCGCCAGCTCGACGTTGCCGCCGAACATCTCGAGCACCTGGCGCAGGTAGGTGGTTCCCAGCCGGACGCTGGTCTCGGGCTCGTCGAGCCGGGCGAGCGAGTAGGGAATGCCGATCCGCCTCGCGAGCTCCCGGCCGGTCGCCGGCATGACCTGCATCAACCCGCGGGCGCCCGAGCGGCTCTTCGCCCGGGCGTCGAAGGCGCTCTCTTGATGGATGACGGCGAAGACGAGCGGCGCCGGAAGCCGCGCGGCGGTCGCCAGGCGGCGGATCGTGTCGCCGTAGTCGAGCGGGTAGAAGAGCTCGATCGCTTCGCGCGGCACCTCGGCCTGGAAGGCGGTACCGAGCCGGGGGAAGGCGCGACGCAGCAGGCGCAGGCTCTCCCGCCGTTCGCCCTGATGCGCCAGGACCACGCCACGCAGGGCCGTTTCGCTGCGTGGGTCGACCGTGCCGGTGAGCAGCTCGATCTCGGCGAGCGCGAGCTCGTCGAGGCCGAGGTCGGTGAGCTGCCGAGCCCGGCCCAGGCGCGCGTCCTCCGGCCAGGGCTCGCGCGCACTCGCCTCGTCGTCGGGCGGCAGCGCACCGCGGGCCTCGAGGCGGCTGGCGGCCTGCCGAGCGTAGAAATCCACCGGCCGACCGGCGGCGACCTCGCGAAAGACCTCCTGGGCGCGGCTCTTGTCGCCGAGCCGGGCGAACGCCCGCGCCGTCCAGTAGCGGGCGCTCCGCCCGTAGGCCGACTTCGGGTAGAGATCGTGCAACTGCGCCCAGAAGCCGACGGCGCCGGTGAAGTTCCGTCCGCGGAACTCGCGCCAGCCGCGCTCCCAGAGGTGTCGCGCCCCGGTGGTGTCGGTCGGGTCGAGAGCTCGAAGCCGGACGAGGGTGGCCACGGCCTCCTCGATCCGGTCGTCGGCCTCGAGGTTGGCATAGAGCGCCCGAAGGGCGAGCCGCCCGAGGGCGGGATCGGCGACGGCGCGTGCCGCGGCGCGCTGCAGCAGCTCCTCCTCGAGCCGCCGATACTGCGCCCGGACGCTCGCCGGGGGGTTGTTGCGACCCCGCTCGGCGGTCGCCGCCGCGGCAGCGGCCTGGGCGCGCGTCCAGTCGAGGAGCAGTCGCTCGGCGGCTCCCTCCGCGGGCACCGCCGCGAGGAGCTCGCACGCCTCGGCGGCGCGATGGTCGGCCACCAGCGCCCGGGCCTTGAGCGTCGACCAGCGGGCGTCGCGCGCCGTGGCAGGAATCGCCTCGAGGGTTTGCAGGGCGCTCGGCGCGAGCTCGAGAGCCAGCAGGCTCTCGGCGCGTCGCTCGAGCTCCTCGGGGCCGAGCGTGCCGATCCAGTTCCCGCCCGGGAAGGCGGCGGCGACGTCCAGGCGCGCCGCCTCGAGCGGGGCCATCACCAGCAAGCGACGGGCGGCTTCGAGTTGGACGGCGCGGTCGCCGAGCTCCCGTCCGAGCGCCCAAGCGAGGGCTTCGAGACGGACGGCGGGCTCGCCGGTCGCACCGGCGGCGCGTCCTGCGGCGATCCAGGCGACGGCCTGGGCGCTCTTGCTGTCGGCCGCCAGCAGCTCGGCGAGCTTGAGGTAGGCCTGGGAACGCAACGGCGTCGCGGCGAACCCGGCGATGAGCTCGTCGAGCGCCGCGATGGCGACCGGCCGGTGTCCCTGACTGGCCGCGGCGTCGGCAAGGAGGAAGAGGCGCCAATCGCCGAAGCCCGAGAGCGCCGCCGTCGCACCGCCGGCCCCGGCGAGCCAACGTTCGGCATCCGCGAGTCGGCCCTTGGCGTGCGCAGCGAAGCCGAGCAGGAGCCTCGCCCGGCCTCCCGCCGGCTCCCCGGTGGTCTGTGTCGGCTCGAGTCGACGTAGCGCCGCCTTCCAGTCTCCCTGGCGCAACGCCCGGGCGAGCTCGCGGTCGGCGGTCGGGTCGGCGGGTGTTCCCGCCGGGTCGACGACGGGAGCGTTGGTGGCGATCGGCGGGGTATCGGAGCCGACCAGGCCGGTCGCCGCGACCAGGGCGGCGGCGACGGCTCCCGCAGCCCAGGAGGCGATCAGGACCGGCTTGCGCATGGCCTCACCGACCGAGCGCGCTCGGGTCGCCGCCGGCGAGGTTCCGCACCAACTCCTGCTGGAAGTAGTCGGTGCTCGACCGCACGCGCTCGTGGACCCGCTCGTCGTAGAGCTGGCGCGAGCGGTCGATGTCCTCCTTCAATCGCGCATAGATGTTCTTGTGACGACGCCCTTCCTCGACCTGCTCCTCGTTGTAGAGCTTGATCTCGGAAACCAGGAGGCGCGCCAGGCGTCGCGCCTCTTCGTGGAACGCTTCGTCGCTGCCGCTGGTGGCTGACGGCCGGGCGGGACTGAAGGCCCAGCCGGGCCCCTGGAGATCGGTCGGCGGGACGACCTCGGCGGGCCCGCGACCGCTGGCCGTCCGGTCGCCGGCCGGCCAGCCGCCCAGGACCGGAGGAGCGACCGGGCTCGGCGTCGGGCCGGTAGCGAACGGCGACATGGACTGGGCGTTTGCCGGCAGGCTCGAGCGCGGAATCATCACCGTCTCGTCCTCACTGAGATCGGCGCGTACCGGCGGGGGAGCGACGACCGGAACCTGCTGGGTCGACGCCTGGCTGTTCCAGGGGAAAGGCTGGGAAGCGAGGGGAGCGGTCGTCTCCTCGATCGGACGCTCGAAGCCCGTGGCCCGCGGTTCGGCGAGAGCGTCGGCCTCGGGTGTGGCGAACGGCGTCACCTTTCCGGCGATCTCGTCGATCGGCGCCAGCTCGAAGGCCGGCTCGGACGCGGCCGGCTCGTCGTTGACCAGCTCGAAGACCTGCTGCTCCTCGGCGGCGAGCTCGAAAACCGGCTCACTCCACGACTCGCCCGCTTCGGCGACCGTCACCGAGGCGACCGCGGTGTCGTCGTTGGTGGTTTCCCAGGTGTCGGTGGGCGCGTCGATCGGCGGCAGCTCGAAGGCTGCGGGAGCTTCGGGCTCCGGTGCGGCGGCGATGGGCTCGGGCGCGGGGGGCGCCGCGCTCGGGCTCGCGAAGGGGGACGGCTCCACCTCGACCGGAGTCGAGAAGAGGAAATCGTCGGCCGTGGCCGGGGGCGGCTCGGCGCCCCACGACGGGGCGGGTGCCTCGGGAGCTTGGACGACGAAAGCCGGCGGCTCCTCGGCGATCGCGACGGGTGGGAGCTCGATCGCCGGCTCGGCCTCGACGGGCTCGGGCTCGGCGGGCTCCGGCTCGGCGTCCCAGGAAGTTTCGATGGCCGGGGCTCCGGCCACCGCCTCGTGCTCGGACTCCTCGCCGGTCTCGCTCCACAACGGCAGGGGACTCGGAGCCCCCTCGTCGTCGGCCGCGTAGAGCGTCGGCGTGGCGGTGCGCTCGCGCAGGCCGAGCAGCTCGAGCGCCTGCGCCGAGACGAACCCCAGCGCCTGCACCGCCGCGAGGTCGATCGGGTGACCGTCGGCGACGCAATCGACGTAGAGCGCCGCCGCGAGCCGGTCGCGCAGGACGAGCGGCACGAGGGCCCCGTCGACTGCCGGCTCACCGTCGATGGCGCCGATCAGCGCGGTGCACTCGTCGCGGTCGAGGGGCAGGGCCCCGTGCGCCTGGGCAAGGCGATCGAGCGCGGTGCCGGGAGCGAGGCTCAAGTCGTCGAGCGCCGTCAGGCCCGAGCCGAATCCGGCCGCTGCCCATCCCCGGACACCCTGTTCGGCGAGGATGAAGAGCGCCGAGCGATCGCAGAAACGACGCACGCCGTCGAGCAACCCTTCGAGCAACTCGGTCTGCGTACCAGCCCCGTCGACGCGACGGATCGCCGCGACCAGGTCGGCCGAGGTGGAGCGCACAGCGATCGGGGCGGGTGGCGGCGGGGCGAGCGTCGCAGCGATGTCGTCGAGCAGCTCCGGAGCGACGAGATGCGCCGGCAGGTCGGCACGGATGTCGCCGAGCCGCTCGAAGGCGGAGGCGTTCGCTTCCTTCAACTTCGCGAGGACCGTGCGTCGCAGCTCGTCGACGATCCCCTCGAGGTGGGATGCAAGTTGGCGGTTGACCTGTTCGAGCTGTTCAGGACGCGGCATCACGAACCTCCGCCGGTGAGTCAGGGCTCAGAGAAGCTCCGAACCTCGCATTATCGGACCCGCTTCGCACCCCTGTCAAGGCGCCGCGCTGTCCGCCAAGCCGCGCCTGTTCAAGAACTTAGAGCCAGCGTAGCGGAGGTGGAACGGGTCCGGTGAGCCACCCTGCGAGAGCGCCTCACGCGAGGGCGGTGGCGGATGGCCGGCGCCTGACGACCCCGCCGAGACGGGATCCTCGTGGGCGGCCGACATGCCTCCGCGAGGCCATCGCGGTTGACAGCGCCGGGACGCCGGAAGAAAATGATCGTTCCCCTCTTTGGGGGCCGCCAGGCGAAGCCTGCCGGATCCGCAGGGTGAATCGAGGTGATCTAGGCGATGCCCGTAGTCCACGTGCGTGAGGACGAGAGCTTCGAGAACGCGCTGCGCCGCTTCAAGCGCAAGTGCGAGAAGGCTGGCGTCCTGACCGAGCTCAAGAAGCGCCAGCACTTCGAGAAGCCCTCCGTCAAGCGCAAGCGCAAGGCGGTCCAGGCCCGCAAGAAGATGGCCCGCAAGCTCAGCGAGGAGCGGCGTCTCGGTCTGGCCTGATCGGCCATCGAGCGACCGTCGTCTTGCGGGAACGGGGCCTTCGGGTTCCGTTCCCGCTGTCGTTTGAGCCCCGCGCACCGTCACCCCGTTCCCCCTCGTCGTACCCCGTTTCCATGTCCGAAGCCTCGCCAATCCCTTCGCCGCTACTCTCGTCCGCCTCGTCCGAGGCGCTCGAATGGCCCCGCTTCCTCCGCCTGCTGTCGGCGCTCGCCGAGACGCCGTTCGGGGCACGCCGAGTCGAGCGCCTGGCGCCGGCACCGACCTGGAGTGGATTGCTGGCCCGCCGCGCGGCGTTCGAGGAGACCGGCCGCCTGCTGCTCGACGGCCCCTTGGTCCCCGGTCTGGGGGACGGGGTCGAGCTACTCGTGCCGCGGCTACTCTCGGACCATCCCCCCCTCGTCGGCACCGACGTCCTCCAGCTCGGCTCGCTCTTGCGAGTGGCGGCGGCGGCGAGCGATCGCGTCCAGGCGGCCGACCCGCCGTGCGACGAGCTCGCCGGCTTGGCCGCCGGGCTTCCCGACCCGTCGGACTGGATCCGCCGGATCGAGCGCACGCTCGATCGGCGCGG
This genomic window from Holophagales bacterium contains:
- the rpsU gene encoding 30S ribosomal protein S21, whose product is MPVVHVREDESFENALRRFKRKCEKAGVLTELKKRQHFEKPSVKRKRKAVQARKKMARKLSEERRLGLA
- a CDS encoding lytic transglycosylase domain-containing protein, whose translation is MRKPVLIASWAAGAVAAALVAATGLVGSDTPPIATNAPVVDPAGTPADPTADRELARALRQGDWKAALRRLEPTQTTGEPAGGRARLLLGFAAHAKGRLADAERWLAGAGGATAALSGFGDWRLFLLADAAASQGHRPVAIAALDELIAGFAATPLRSQAYLKLAELLAADSKSAQAVAWIAAGRAAGATGEPAVRLEALAWALGRELGDRAVQLEAARRLLVMAPLEAARLDVAAAFPGGNWIGTLGPEELERRAESLLALELAPSALQTLEAIPATARDARWSTLKARALVADHRAAEACELLAAVPAEGAAERLLLDWTRAQAAAAAATAERGRNNPPASVRAQYRRLEEELLQRAAARAVADPALGRLALRALYANLEADDRIEEAVATLVRLRALDPTDTTGARHLWERGWREFRGRNFTGAVGFWAQLHDLYPKSAYGRSARYWTARAFARLGDKSRAQEVFREVAAGRPVDFYARQAASRLEARGALPPDDEASAREPWPEDARLGRARQLTDLGLDELALAEIELLTGTVDPRSETALRGVVLAHQGERRESLRLLRRAFPRLGTAFQAEVPREAIELFYPLDYGDTIRRLATAARLPAPLVFAVIHQESAFDARAKSRSGARGLMQVMPATGRELARRIGIPYSLARLDEPETSVRLGTTYLRQVLEMFGGNVELALAGYNGGPNRILSLWRHAGPQPELDSFLEDLSVEESKNYVKRILVLADGYRQLYPSLG
- a CDS encoding ribonuclease HI family protein; translated protein: MSEPAARAWVDGGARGNPGPAGFGVILEHAGGREEIGGYLGSTTNNVAEYAALATLLGRALELGLPRLEVASDSELVVKQVAGAYKVRAPHLQPIFLGVQAMKRRIAHFRLRHVPREQNREADRLANRAIDERLPLPGCLDRSLLPPR